One Megalops cyprinoides isolate fMegCyp1 chromosome 17, fMegCyp1.pri, whole genome shotgun sequence DNA window includes the following coding sequences:
- the LOC118792230 gene encoding 4-galactosyl-N-acetylglucosaminide 3-alpha-L-fucosyltransferase 9-like has protein sequence MSFASFHGVIRPLAISILLLGCFVTLFFMYFKPSTSWLSGPIESATSALKVKNFFSAKKELNQTIVLIWLWPFGQTYDLDSCSTLYNIDGCYLTADRNLYNKSNGVIIHHRDISRDLSNLPPSPRPPFQKWVWMNLESPSHSPKMPGLESLFNLTLNYRQDADIEVPYGSIVLTQEEEDFTLPSKTKLVCWIVSNWNPEHIRVKYYNEMYKHIEIHTYGQAFGEYVSEKDFFPTIASCKFYLSFENSIHKDYITEKLYNPLSVGSVPIVLGPPRQNYENFVPGDAFIHVDDFPSPKELADHLLFLDKNEELYLQHFHWRRHFKVKMSYFWAEHTCRACDYIRKHNEYRVFNNLDTWFWG, from the coding sequence ATGTCATTCGCATCTTTCCACGGAGTTATTCGCCCCTTGGCAATCAGCATCCTGCTGTTGGGTTGTTTTGTGACGTTATTTTTTATGTACTTCAAGCCATCCACCAGCTGGCTGTCGGGCCCCATAGAATCAGCAACATCAGCTCTGAAAGTGAAAAACTTCTTCTCTGCCAAAAAAGAGCTCAACCAGACTATTGTTCTGATATGGCTGTGGCCGTTCGGCCAAACGTACGACCTGGACTCCTGTAGCACTCTTTACAACATTGACGGCTGCTATCTGACGGCGGACAGAAACCTGTACAACAAGTCAAATGGGGTTATTATCCATCACAGAGACATCAGCAGGGATCTGTCAAACTTGCCTCCATCACCACGGCCACCGTTTCAGAAGTGGGTGTGGATGAACCTCGAatcaccctcacactcaccaAAAATGCCGGGTCTCGAAAGCCTATTCAATCTGACTTTGAATTACCGCCAGGATGCTGATATTGAAGTGCCTTACGGGTCAATCGTATTGACCCAGGAAGAGGAGGATTTCACTTTGCCAAGCAAGACCAAACTGGTCTGCTGGATTGTGAGCAACTGGAACCCTGAGCACATTAGGGTGAAGTACTACAACGAGATGTACAAACACATCGAGATACACACCTATGGCCAGGCGTTTGGGGAGTACGTCAGCGAGAAAGACTTCTTCCCAACCATCGCCAGCTGCAAATTCTATCTTTCCTTCGAGAACTCGATCCACAAAGACTACATCACTGAAAAACTGTACAACCCGCTATCTGTCGGCTCTGTGCCAATAGTTCTCGGGCCACCAAGACAGAACTATGAGAACTTTGTCCCGGGTGATGCTTTTATACATGTGGATGATTTCCCTTCTCCGAAAGAGCTGGCTGaccacctcctcttcctggaCAAAAATGAAGAGCTGTACCTGCAGCACTTCCACTGGCGGAGACACTTCAAAGTAAAGATGTCTTACTTTTGGGCAGAGCACACATGCCGTGCTTGTGACTACATCCGAAAACACAACGAGTACAGGGTTTTTAATAACCTCGACACATGGTTCTGGGGATGA
- the ufl1 gene encoding E3 UFM1-protein ligase 1, translating to MMAADWEEIRRLAADFQRAQFADTVQRLSERNCIEIVAKLVADKQLDVVHTLDGKEYITPAQISREIRDELYVQGGRVNIVDLQQIINVDLVHVESRASDLAKSDKHVQLVLGQLIDENYLDQLAEEVNDKLQEAGQISIAELCKAYDLPGDFLTEVLSQRLGRIIHGQMDQYNKGVIFTQAFLARHKARIRGLFSALTRPTPVSNLIGLYGFQEHLLYSVLEDLVSSGRLKGAVVGGRQDKAVYIPDIYSKTQSTWVDSFLKQNGYLEFDALIRLGIPDPTSYIKKRFKSSKLLFLKAVCVGQGIVDQVEASVEEAVNSGTWTDVQPLLPSCLSQEDIGILVNQVMRTTNVQSSARLLCGTVVVSEKFISNCISLFDEAMQQRALKEVKNNPVFLITEEDLKQASAMTENTAPSKKEKREEQRRKKATEGSGSVKGGGGGNAREIRIRKTKKKGRKEEDSDEEMGVTPQNRNKQTEVPFMSLEELVSVLEKHVVDCPEEMVSELAEQLIRPLTKMYQDVVRTVFMSTTSSNSGSNRKQSVKDLQEEINNLYHNIKLFEKGTKFFSDETQANIAKHVLKTVCTDVTNILVNFMAAEFMMAAESPSSINNEVRVKIIGKLQEETKAPLMKLHNTLNGKVIEDFITNLESAAEVCGFMLKKGDKKRERQALFQHRQALTEQLKVTEDPALVLHLTSVLLFQQSTHCMLHAPGRCVPQIIGMLVGRVSEDQHKLLVRYQALVVKQLVGQSKKGSQGQEEAESPAEVDEAVRKELQSLTNEVKELALSPKKTSMTEE from the exons ATGATGGCAGCCGACTGGGAAGAAATCAGACGCCTTGCAGCAGATTTTCAAAGAGCGCAGTTTGCTGACACTGTTCAGAG ATTGTCTGAGCGCAACTGCATTGAGATTGTCGCCAAGCTTGTGGCCGACAAACAGCTGGATGTGGTGCACACGCTGGACGGGAAGGAGTACATCACCCCGGCTCAGATCAGCAGGGAGATCCGGGACGAGCTGTATGTCCAAGGAG GTCGGGTGAACATTGTGGACCTACAGCAG ATCATCAATGTGGATTTGGTCCATGTGGAGAGCAGAGCCAGTGACTTAGCAAAGTCAGATAAACATGTCCAGTTGGTGCTGGGGCAACTCATTGACGA AAACTATCTGGATCAGCTTGCAGAGGAGGTAAATGACAAATTGCAAGAAGCTGGGCAGATCAGCATTGCAGAGCTGTGCAAAGCCTATGATCTCCCAGGGGATTTTCTGACTGAG GTGCTGTCCCAGCGTCTGGGCCGGATCATCCACGGCCAGATGGACCAGTACAACAAGGGCGTGATTTTCACACAGGCCTTCCTGGCACGTCACAAAGCCCGGATTCGCGGCCTTTTCAGCGCTCTGACCCG GCCAACTCCAGTCAGTAATCTGATAGGCCTCTATGGGTTTCAGGAACATCTTTTGTATT CGGTTTTGGAAGATCTCGTGAGCAGTGGGCGTCTTAAGGGTGCAGTGGTTGGTGGGAGGCAGGACAAAGCTGTCTACATCCCTGATATCTACTCCAAAACCCAGAGCACATGGGTCGACTCCTTCCTCAAGCAGAACGGATATTTAG aGTTCGATGCCTTGATCAGGCTCGGGATCCCTGACCCCACAAGCTACATCAAGAAGCGATTCAAGTCGAGCAAGCTCCTGTTCCTGAAAGCCGTCTGCGTGGGCCAGGGGATCGTCGACCAGGTGGAGGCCTCGGTGGAAGAGGCGGTGAACTCGGGCACGTGGACGGACGTGCAG CCACTGCTGCCCAGCTGTCTGTCCCAGGAGGACATTGGGATTTTGGTGAACCAGGTCATGAGAACCACCAACGTGCAGTCGTCTGCCAGGCTGCTGTGCGGCACTGTGGTCGTCAGCGAGAAGTTCATCAGCAACTGCATCTCTCTGTTCGATGAGGCCATGCAGCAGAGGGCTCTGAAG GAAGTGAAGAATAACCCTGTGTTTCTGATAACCGAAGAAGACCTGAAACAAGCCTCTGCAATGACAGAAAATACAGCCCCCtccaaaaaggaaaagagagaggaacagaggaggaaaaaggcCACAG AGGGCAGTGGGAGTGTGAAGGGTGGAGGAGGCGGCAATGCTAGAGAGATCCGGATTCGGAAAACCAAGAAGaaggggagaaaggaggaggacagCGACGAGGAGATGGGAGTCACCCCACAGA ACCGAAACAAACAAACGGAAGTTCCGTTCATGTCCCTGGAGGAGTTGGTGTCTGTTTTGGAGAAGCATGTGGTTGACTGCCCCGAGGAGATGGTCTCTGAGCTCGCCGAGCAGCTCATAAG GCCTCTGACCAAAATGTACCAGGATGTTGTACGGACAGTCTTCATGTCCACCACCAGCAGCAACTCTGGCTCCAACAGAAAGCAAAGTGTCAAGGATCTGCAGGAGGAGATCAACAACCTGTACCACAACATCAAGCTTTTTGAAAAAGGGACAAAGTTCTTTTCAG ATGAAACTCAAGCAAACATTGCCAAGCATGTTTTGAAGACGGTGTGCACGGATGTCACCAACATCCTTGTGAACTTCATGGCGGCAGAATTCATGATGGCTGCAGAGAGTCCCAGCTCCATCAACAATGAG GTCAGGGTGAAGATTATAGGCAAGCTTcaagaagaaacaaaagcacCTCTGATGAAGCTTCACAATACTCTCAACGGAAAG gtcattGAAGATTTTATTACTAATTTAGAATCTGCTGCAGAGGTTTGCGGGTTCATGCTTAAGAAAGGAgacaagaagagagagag GCAGGCCCTGTTCCAGCACCGGCAGGCTCTGACAGAGCAGCTGAAGGTGACGGAGGACCCCGCCCTGGTGCTGCACCTGACCAGCGTGCTGCTGTTCCAACAGAGCACACACTGTATGCTGCACGCTCCCGGCCGCTGCGTCCCGCAGATCATCGGCATGCTGGTGGGCAGGGTGTCTGAG GATCAGCACAAGCTCCTGGTGCGCTACCAGGCTCTGGTGGTGAAGCAGCTCGTAGGACAGAGCAAGAAGGGGTCTCAGGGGCAGGAGGAGGCCGAAAGCCCGGCGGAGGTAGACGAGGCGGTGAGAAAGGAACTGCAGTCCCTGACCAACGAGGTGAAGGAGCTCGCCCTGTCACCCAAGAAGACGTCTATGACCGAAGAGTGA